In Natranaerovirga hydrolytica, one DNA window encodes the following:
- the purD gene encoding phosphoribosylamine--glycine ligase, producing MKVLVVGSGGREHTIVWKLSQSKKVDKIFCAPGNAGIQSLAEAVDIKATDVDKLVAFAKENQIDLTIVGMDDPLMLGIVNAFEKEGLRVFGPTKEAAIIEGSKAFSKDLMKKYNIPTAGYEVFTNADEAIDYLKTSKYPIVLKADGLALGKGVLICESYEEALEGINTIMVDKKFGDAGDKLVVEEFMTGREVSVLAFCDGDHIIPMTSAQDHKRAKDNDEGLNTGGMGTFSPSPFYTDEVHQFCMDNIYQVTIDAMKSEGRPFTGILFVGLMLTPEGPKVLEYNARFGDPEAQVVLPRMENDLVDVVEACIEGRLNEIELKFTDDAAVCVVLASDGYPLSYDKGLEIKGLDWFDTEENYYCFHAGTANKNGKIVTNGGRVLGIVAKGEDLKKARTNAYKAVEKVSFDNKYYRSDIGKSIE from the coding sequence GTGAAAGTATTAGTAGTTGGTAGTGGCGGAAGAGAACATACCATCGTTTGGAAATTATCTCAAAGCAAAAAAGTAGATAAAATATTTTGTGCACCAGGAAATGCAGGCATACAATCATTAGCAGAAGCTGTTGATATCAAAGCAACAGATGTAGACAAATTAGTTGCTTTTGCAAAAGAAAATCAGATAGACTTAACCATTGTAGGAATGGATGACCCCTTAATGTTAGGCATTGTTAATGCATTTGAAAAAGAAGGACTTAGGGTATTTGGGCCAACAAAAGAAGCAGCTATAATAGAAGGATCAAAAGCATTTTCAAAAGATTTGATGAAAAAGTACAACATACCCACAGCAGGATATGAAGTGTTTACCAATGCAGATGAAGCAATAGACTATTTAAAAACAAGTAAATATCCAATTGTTTTAAAAGCAGATGGATTAGCATTAGGCAAAGGTGTATTGATTTGCGAAAGCTATGAAGAAGCACTTGAAGGTATTAACACCATTATGGTAGATAAAAAGTTTGGAGACGCTGGAGATAAATTAGTTGTAGAAGAATTTATGACAGGAAGAGAAGTTTCTGTATTGGCTTTTTGTGATGGAGACCATATTATACCAATGACCAGTGCTCAAGATCACAAAAGAGCAAAAGACAATGACGAAGGCTTAAACACAGGAGGAATGGGAACATTCTCACCCAGTCCATTCTACACAGATGAGGTGCATCAATTCTGTATGGATAACATATACCAAGTAACAATAGACGCAATGAAAAGTGAAGGCAGACCTTTTACTGGGATTTTATTTGTTGGACTAATGTTAACACCAGAAGGACCAAAAGTATTAGAATACAACGCAAGATTCGGTGACCCAGAAGCACAAGTGGTATTACCAAGAATGGAAAATGACTTAGTAGATGTGGTAGAAGCTTGTATAGAAGGCAGATTAAATGAAATAGAATTAAAATTCACAGATGACGCAGCTGTATGTGTTGTTCTAGCATCAGATGGCTACCCACTAAGCTACGATAAAGGTTTAGAAATCAAAGGCTTAGATTGGTTTGACACAGAAGAAAACTACTACTGCTTCCACGCAGGAACAGCAAATAAAAACGGAAAAATCGTAACAAACGGTGGAAGGGTACTAGGCATAGTAGCAAAAGGCGAGGATCTAAAAAAAGCAAGAACCAATGCTTATAAAGCAGTTGAAAAGGTAAGCTTTGATAACAAATATTACAGAAGTGACATAGGCAAATCAATTGAATAA
- a CDS encoding transposase: protein MSRTARQESRSGYYHVILRGNNKSWITQKDVYKTKLIELLKQQENEECLIQLLAWCIMDNHVHIVLKSSINDMSLAMKKINTKFAMYYNKKENMIGHVFQDRFKSEPIDTDEYLIEVIRYVHNNPVKAKIVKKPQEYKWSTYNAYIKQKFITHQMQFVLNYFNNNIQRFEAFHLKTSDKEYLEIKEDVEKYRLEKAEVIIEKYLRDNNANTLLELKKDTDKEHFLITELLKKSGLSLRKISSLTGISYAKVQKRYQAIDLQ, encoded by the coding sequence ATGTCGAGAACTGCTAGACAAGAAAGTCGTTCAGGATATTATCACGTTATTTTAAGGGGAAATAACAAGTCTTGGATTACACAAAAAGATGTGTATAAAACAAAATTAATTGAGTTATTGAAACAACAAGAAAATGAAGAATGTTTAATACAACTATTAGCTTGGTGTATCATGGATAACCATGTGCATATTGTTTTAAAATCAAGTATTAATGATATGTCCTTAGCTATGAAGAAAATAAATACTAAATTTGCAATGTACTACAATAAAAAAGAAAATATGATTGGGCATGTTTTTCAAGATCGATTCAAAAGTGAGCCTATTGACACGGATGAGTATTTGATTGAAGTGATAAGGTATGTGCACAATAATCCAGTAAAAGCAAAAATAGTCAAAAAACCACAAGAATATAAATGGAGTACTTATAATGCTTATATCAAACAAAAGTTTATAACTCATCAAATGCAATTTGTTCTTAATTATTTTAATAATAATATTCAAAGATTTGAAGCCTTTCATCTTAAAACAAGTGATAAAGAATATCTAGAAATCAAAGAAGATGTTGAAAAATATCGACTCGAAAAAGCAGAAGTGATTATAGAAAAATATTTGAGAGATAACAATGCTAATACTTTATTGGAATTAAAAAAGGATACAGATAAAGAGCATTTTCTAATTACTGAATTGTTAAAGAAAAGTGGTTTGTCTTTGAGAAAAATTTCAAGTTTAACTGGTATTTCATACGCTAAAGTTCAAAAAAGGTATCAAGCTATTGATCTTCAATAA
- a CDS encoding IS110 family transposase yields the protein MKKIDYLSTLFVGIDIASRNNVVSAIDFHQEYFIKMKSVPNAQGGAELLEDMIADVLARHHQFRYVIIGLESTGFYGVHIANYLSSSSKLAPFSTHVYCLNPKEVANYKKSFNNLDKTDAIDSFVIADFARVGRISIKPWRGSQYLALQRLTRHRLHITECIAREKTYLLNNVFLKFSEFAMLKNDEHPFSNKYGATAEAILTDFMTNEDLVNASTEELISFINRKSRGRITNPAETASLLQAAARNSYRLDKCLYEPLTVSISSSFNCISAFNKELKAIDAAILQAVKGLNPVEYQVINSIPGIGKVFSAGILAEIGSIRCFQNNNALAKYCGIVWKANDSGDFSAENTPMSKAGNRYLRYYIIEATNSVIRHCPEYKAFYDKKYAEVTTHQHKRALALTSRKFIRMLFGLLDKSQLYSLDKSR from the coding sequence ATGAAGAAAATTGATTACCTGTCAACGCTTTTTGTCGGGATTGATATTGCCTCCCGAAATAACGTTGTTTCTGCTATTGACTTCCATCAGGAATATTTCATCAAGATGAAGTCTGTTCCTAACGCTCAAGGTGGCGCAGAACTTCTAGAAGATATGATTGCCGATGTGCTCGCTAGACACCATCAGTTCCGCTATGTCATCATCGGTTTAGAATCTACCGGTTTTTACGGCGTTCACATTGCAAACTATCTATCTTCTTCTAGTAAACTTGCTCCTTTTTCTACACATGTTTATTGCTTGAATCCTAAAGAAGTTGCTAACTACAAAAAATCATTTAACAATCTAGATAAAACAGATGCCATTGATTCTTTTGTTATTGCTGATTTCGCACGTGTAGGACGTATTAGTATCAAACCTTGGCGTGGTTCTCAGTATTTAGCTCTTCAGCGCCTCACCCGTCATAGACTTCATATTACAGAGTGTATTGCTAGAGAAAAAACTTACTTGCTGAACAATGTATTTCTAAAATTCAGTGAGTTTGCTATGCTCAAAAATGATGAACATCCTTTTTCTAACAAATATGGCGCTACTGCCGAAGCTATATTAACGGACTTTATGACTAATGAAGATCTTGTAAATGCTTCAACAGAAGAACTGATTTCATTCATCAATCGTAAAAGTCGTGGCAGAATTACTAATCCTGCTGAAACTGCTTCCTTACTACAAGCCGCTGCTAGAAATTCCTATCGGCTTGATAAATGCTTATATGAGCCTCTTACAGTTTCTATTAGTAGTTCCTTCAACTGTATTTCTGCCTTTAACAAAGAACTAAAAGCTATTGATGCTGCTATTCTTCAAGCTGTAAAAGGGCTTAATCCAGTGGAATACCAAGTAATAAACTCAATCCCTGGTATTGGAAAGGTTTTCTCGGCGGGTATTCTTGCTGAAATTGGTAGTATCAGGTGTTTTCAAAACAACAATGCTCTAGCCAAATACTGTGGCATCGTTTGGAAAGCAAACGATTCTGGTGATTTCAGTGCTGAGAATACACCAATGAGCAAAGCTGGAAACCGTTATTTACGTTATTACATTATAGAAGCTACCAACAGTGTTATTAGACACTGTCCTGAATATAAGGCATTCTATGATAAGAAATATGCTGAAGTTACAACTCATCAACATAAACGAGCACTCGCGTTGACCTCCCGTAAATTTATACGTATGCTTTTTGGACTGCTGGACAAAAGCCAACTCTACTCTTTGGACAAGAGTAGGTAA
- a CDS encoding methyl-accepting chemotaxis protein gives MHNNSQILEKVNKFNVLLIWIFSGLLTLQAFLVTGIERGTVVFITTFITSIVATLIFIFKINNNIASVIIPLCPAIAGTILAIIDGGSLRIITIYMVTLFMSGLYYNKRSLVIYTLILNGIFLGFYFIINQPLMGMDIPIQESIIQLGMMNIGGVVLFFLAKWGNEYLSSAAKNEEKALSVLKELQETFSVIENTTVNLNSSIGSFLENIEETSKISDSVTKGTYEISKGTEEQTHSLTSIHMMMKKSYDKLKDTREKSKAVEDISSDVNTIVNENGREIDRIKNGMKTISSAVNQSFKTVNELGESLEEINNFLSAITNIAEQTNLLALNAAIEAARAGEAGKGFAVVAEEIRKLSEESNKTANEISNIIVTLDEKASAAIGITEKGSKETVEGIKVVDNLGESITNMVHSFSQMKVYLKEEFMAIEEITSLFNDMESHLESNASVMEEYAATTEEITATMDKQNNNINDMVEIVSNIKKMSQEMESKIKK, from the coding sequence ATGCATAACAATAGTCAAATTTTAGAAAAAGTAAATAAATTTAATGTATTATTAATCTGGATTTTTTCAGGATTATTAACACTTCAAGCATTTTTAGTTACAGGAATAGAAAGAGGCACAGTTGTTTTTATAACTACGTTCATTACTTCAATTGTAGCCACTTTGATTTTTATTTTTAAAATTAATAATAACATTGCATCTGTCATTATACCTTTATGCCCTGCCATAGCAGGAACCATCTTAGCAATTATAGATGGTGGTTCACTAAGAATCATTACAATTTATATGGTAACGTTATTTATGTCAGGGTTATACTATAATAAGAGATCTCTTGTTATCTATACGCTTATTTTAAATGGTATTTTCTTAGGATTCTACTTTATCATTAATCAGCCGTTAATGGGAATGGATATACCTATACAAGAGTCTATTATTCAACTGGGTATGATGAATATAGGTGGAGTTGTACTGTTTTTTCTTGCGAAATGGGGTAATGAATACTTAAGTTCAGCAGCAAAAAATGAAGAGAAAGCATTAAGTGTCCTTAAAGAATTACAAGAAACTTTTAGTGTGATTGAAAATACAACAGTTAACTTAAACAGTAGTATTGGTAGTTTTTTAGAAAATATAGAAGAGACATCTAAAATAAGTGATTCTGTTACCAAAGGAACATATGAAATCTCAAAAGGTACAGAAGAGCAAACTCATTCGTTAACATCCATACATATGATGATGAAAAAATCTTATGACAAATTAAAAGATACCCGGGAAAAATCTAAGGCGGTTGAAGACATATCTAGTGACGTTAATACAATAGTTAATGAAAATGGTAGAGAAATTGACCGTATTAAAAATGGTATGAAAACCATTAGTTCAGCAGTTAATCAAAGCTTTAAAACTGTAAATGAATTAGGAGAAAGTTTAGAGGAAATTAATAATTTTTTAAGTGCCATTACAAATATTGCTGAGCAAACCAATTTATTAGCACTTAATGCTGCCATTGAAGCTGCTCGAGCAGGTGAAGCAGGAAAAGGATTTGCTGTTGTAGCAGAAGAAATAAGAAAATTATCTGAAGAAAGTAATAAAACAGCTAATGAAATAAGTAATATTATTGTAACGCTAGATGAAAAAGCAAGTGCAGCAATCGGTATTACAGAAAAAGGCAGCAAAGAAACAGTTGAAGGCATAAAAGTTGTTGATAATTTGGGAGAGAGTATTACAAATATGGTTCATTCATTTAGCCAGATGAAAGTGTACCTAAAAGAGGAGTTTATGGCTATAGAAGAAATCACAAGTTTATTTAATGATATGGAAAGTCACTTAGAAAGCAATGCTTCTGTAATGGAAGAATATGCGGCGACTACAGAAGAAATTACAGCGACAATGGATAAACAAAACAACAACATCAATGATATGGTAGAGATTGTTTCTAATATTAAAAAAATGAGCCAAGAGATGGAAAGTAAAATTAAAAAGTAG
- a CDS encoding DUF4234 domain-containing protein, translated as MEKRSIGVAILLSLVTCGIYSMYWMYALSKDLIEYNGEVGESAGTELLLSIITCGLYFIYWCYKMGQRIYDAEVKSNVAHPNDDSVMYLILGIFGFGIIAMAIMQSKTNAL; from the coding sequence ATGGAAAAAAGAAGTATTGGCGTAGCAATTTTATTATCTCTTGTAACGTGTGGCATTTATTCAATGTATTGGATGTATGCTTTATCAAAAGATTTAATTGAGTATAACGGAGAAGTGGGAGAAAGTGCAGGCACAGAACTGTTATTATCTATTATAACCTGTGGATTGTATTTCATTTATTGGTGTTATAAAATGGGGCAAAGAATTTATGATGCAGAAGTAAAAAGTAATGTAGCACATCCAAACGATGATTCAGTAATGTATTTAATTCTTGGGATATTTGGGTTTGGGATTATAGCAATGGCAATTATGCAGTCTAAAACAAATGCTTTATAA
- a CDS encoding DUF2752 domain-containing protein — MLLILGFIGIISLISTFFWDKSLCLIYNTTGMPCPSCGMTRAFRHLIALDFRSAFMYHPLFVVPLLIPFIYIKNIYNNSKLLNRLIGITIVIIIITWGIRLFMFFPHSEPFLFNSDAIIPSVYNHLTQ, encoded by the coding sequence ATGTTGCTAATTTTAGGGTTTATAGGAATAATAAGTTTAATATCAACATTTTTTTGGGATAAAAGCTTATGTTTAATTTATAATACCACAGGAATGCCATGCCCAAGTTGTGGAATGACAAGAGCATTTAGACATTTAATTGCATTAGATTTTAGAAGCGCCTTTATGTATCACCCATTATTTGTAGTTCCGTTATTAATTCCATTTATATATATTAAGAATATATATAATAATAGTAAATTATTAAATCGATTAATAGGGATTACCATAGTAATTATTATAATAACATGGGGGATTAGGTTGTTTATGTTTTTCCCACATTCTGAGCCTTTTTTATTTAATTCAGACGCAATTATACCCAGTGTATATAATCATTTAACACAATAA
- a CDS encoding DNA polymerase III subunit alpha, whose protein sequence is MEQLKFTHLHVHTEYSLLDGSSKIKELIAKVKEQGMDSIAITDHGVMFGAIDFHKEATKQGIKPIIGCEVYVAPRTRLDKEPKVDDKNYHLVLLAENQTGYQNLMKLVSKGFIDGFYYRPRIDYDILEEYSEGIIGLSACLGGEVSNKMLNYSYDLAKEAALRYNEILGEGNFFLELQDHGYKEQKLVNQQLIKLSEETNIPLVATNDIHYTYEDDAKAHDILLCIQTNKKVDDEDRMRYKGGQFFCKSPEEMYALFPYAKNALENTYKIAQRCKVDFEFGVTKLPRYDVPEGYDAKSYLRKVCNEGLEERYENITDELRERLDYELSIIEEMGYVDYFLIVWDFIKFARDNDIIVGPGRGSAAGSLVSYTLKITDIDPIRYQLIFERFLNPERVSMPDIDIDFCYERRQEVIDYVVKKYGDDRVVQIITFGTMAARAVIRDVGRALNMPYAAVDKVAKMIPTELGITIEKALKMNKELADVYKADEEVQYLIDMSKRLEGLPRHSSVHAAGVVISEQDTMEYVPLSRSSSDDAITTQFPMTTLEELGLLKMDFLGLRTLTVIQNAVKQIAHSKGIHIDIDHIDEKDEKVYDLIGSGRTEGVFQLESAGMKSFMKELKPRNLEDIIAGISLYRPGPMDFIPKYLKGKNNKESITYSCKELEPILEPTYGCIVYQEQVMQIVRDLAGYTLGRSDLLRRAMSKKKSDVMEEERKNFIYGNEKEGVKGCINNGVNENIANAIYDEMIDFAKYAFNKSHAAAYAIVAYQTAWLKCYYKTEFMAALMTSVMDNSTKVAEYIADCKQLNIELLPPDINDGYGTFSVSNNAIRYGLAAIKNVGRSVINNIVKEREENGYYTSLTNFIERLTNKDLNKRTIESLIKAGAFDSLGANRRQYMVSYKTILDGIVQGRKRTIEGQINLFDLGEDNGLEKVEETLEKCDEYPMDALLSFEKEVLGIYISGHPLGEYETEWKRNISATSIDFMQTEESDTDESKLVDGQKAIIGGIISSKTIKTTRTNQLMAFITVEDLFGSVEVIVFSRDYETYKEWLNEDEKIYVSGRVTVTDETKLICEKIIPFDKVPSTLWLKFKDYDHYMNLKNKVAPLLKDYTGNEWVYIYLEKEKSVKPVGNKLKVAIGHGLILALNELLGKENVKVKRISIDKVVK, encoded by the coding sequence ATGGAACAATTAAAATTCACCCATCTCCATGTACATACGGAATACAGTCTATTAGATGGGTCCAGTAAGATAAAAGAATTAATTGCAAAGGTAAAAGAGCAAGGAATGGATAGCATTGCCATTACAGATCATGGGGTAATGTTTGGTGCCATTGATTTTCATAAAGAAGCAACCAAACAAGGGATTAAGCCTATTATTGGTTGTGAAGTTTATGTTGCGCCTAGAACACGATTGGATAAAGAGCCAAAAGTAGATGATAAAAACTACCACTTGGTGTTACTAGCAGAAAATCAAACAGGTTACCAAAACCTTATGAAATTGGTTTCTAAAGGATTTATAGATGGCTTTTATTATCGCCCAAGAATTGATTATGATATATTAGAAGAATACAGTGAAGGGATTATCGGTTTAAGTGCTTGTTTGGGAGGGGAAGTGTCTAATAAGATGCTTAATTATTCATATGACTTGGCCAAAGAAGCCGCTTTAAGATACAATGAAATCTTAGGTGAAGGCAACTTCTTCTTAGAACTACAAGACCATGGTTATAAGGAACAAAAATTAGTGAATCAACAACTCATCAAATTAAGTGAAGAAACCAATATTCCATTAGTTGCAACCAATGATATTCACTACACATATGAAGATGATGCAAAAGCCCATGACATATTATTGTGTATACAAACCAATAAAAAAGTGGATGACGAAGATCGAATGCGTTATAAAGGAGGACAATTTTTTTGCAAATCTCCTGAAGAAATGTATGCATTATTTCCTTATGCAAAAAATGCATTAGAGAATACATATAAAATCGCACAACGTTGTAAAGTGGATTTTGAATTTGGCGTTACCAAGTTACCAAGATACGATGTGCCAGAAGGTTACGATGCCAAAAGTTACTTAAGAAAGGTATGTAATGAAGGCTTAGAAGAGCGATATGAAAATATAACAGATGAACTAAGAGAACGATTAGATTATGAGTTATCTATTATAGAAGAAATGGGTTATGTGGATTATTTCTTAATTGTATGGGACTTTATAAAATTCGCTAGAGACAATGATATTATTGTAGGACCTGGACGAGGATCAGCAGCAGGAAGTTTGGTTTCATACACCTTAAAAATAACAGATATTGACCCTATTCGGTATCAGTTGATTTTTGAACGCTTTCTAAATCCTGAACGGGTAAGTATGCCAGATATTGATATAGATTTTTGTTATGAAAGAAGGCAAGAAGTTATTGATTATGTGGTAAAAAAGTATGGCGATGACCGGGTGGTTCAGATTATAACCTTTGGAACAATGGCAGCAAGAGCGGTTATAAGAGATGTAGGTAGAGCCCTTAATATGCCTTATGCAGCAGTGGATAAAGTGGCAAAAATGATACCAACTGAACTGGGTATTACCATTGAAAAAGCATTAAAAATGAACAAAGAATTAGCAGATGTTTATAAAGCGGACGAAGAAGTTCAGTATTTAATTGATATGTCTAAAAGGTTAGAAGGTTTGCCAAGGCATTCTTCTGTCCATGCAGCAGGGGTCGTGATTAGCGAACAAGACACAATGGAATATGTGCCCTTATCTAGGTCGTCTTCAGATGATGCCATTACAACACAATTCCCAATGACCACATTGGAAGAATTGGGTCTATTAAAAATGGACTTTTTAGGTTTAAGAACCTTAACCGTTATACAAAATGCCGTGAAACAAATTGCTCACAGCAAGGGGATTCATATTGATATAGACCATATAGATGAAAAGGATGAAAAGGTTTACGATTTAATAGGCTCAGGTAGAACAGAAGGTGTATTCCAACTAGAAAGTGCTGGCATGAAAAGCTTTATGAAAGAACTTAAACCAAGGAATTTGGAAGATATTATAGCTGGAATTTCATTGTATCGACCAGGACCTATGGATTTTATTCCAAAGTATTTAAAAGGAAAAAATAATAAAGAATCCATTACTTATTCTTGTAAAGAGTTAGAGCCTATTTTAGAACCCACATATGGTTGTATCGTGTATCAAGAACAGGTTATGCAGATTGTTAGAGACCTTGCAGGCTATACCCTTGGAAGAAGTGATTTATTAAGACGTGCCATGTCTAAGAAAAAATCCGATGTTATGGAAGAAGAGCGCAAAAACTTTATATATGGTAATGAAAAAGAAGGGGTTAAAGGTTGTATCAATAATGGTGTGAATGAAAATATTGCCAACGCCATATATGATGAAATGATTGATTTTGCTAAGTATGCATTTAATAAATCACATGCAGCAGCTTATGCCATTGTAGCATATCAAACCGCTTGGTTAAAATGTTATTATAAAACAGAATTTATGGCAGCATTAATGACATCTGTTATGGATAATTCTACTAAAGTAGCAGAATATATTGCCGATTGTAAACAATTAAATATTGAGTTATTACCGCCAGATATTAATGATGGATATGGCACTTTTTCTGTATCCAACAATGCCATAAGATATGGATTAGCGGCTATAAAAAATGTAGGACGTTCCGTTATTAATAATATCGTAAAAGAAAGAGAAGAAAATGGTTATTATACCAGTCTAACCAATTTTATTGAACGCTTAACCAACAAAGACCTTAATAAAAGAACCATTGAAAGTTTGATTAAAGCAGGTGCATTTGATTCTTTAGGTGCTAATAGAAGACAGTACATGGTTTCTTACAAGACCATATTAGATGGTATTGTTCAAGGCAGAAAAAGAACCATAGAAGGTCAAATCAATTTATTTGATTTAGGTGAAGACAATGGATTGGAAAAAGTAGAAGAAACTTTAGAAAAATGTGATGAATACCCAATGGATGCACTATTATCCTTTGAAAAAGAGGTCCTTGGCATTTATATTAGTGGTCATCCATTAGGAGAATATGAAACGGAATGGAAACGTAATATATCGGCAACTAGTATTGATTTTATGCAGACAGAAGAGTCTGATACAGATGAATCTAAATTAGTGGATGGTCAAAAGGCTATTATTGGCGGAATTATTAGTAGTAAAACCATAAAAACAACACGAACCAATCAGTTAATGGCATTTATAACAGTAGAAGATTTATTTGGTAGTGTAGAAGTCATTGTTTTTTCAAGGGATTATGAAACATACAAAGAATGGTTAAATGAAGATGAAAAAATATATGTATCAGGAAGAGTTACTGTTACAGATGAAACAAAATTGATTTGTGAAAAAATTATTCCATTTGATAAAGTGCCATCTACACTGTGGTTAAAATTCAAAGATTATGACCACTATATGAATCTAAAGAATAAAGTAGCACCACTTTTGAAAGACTATACAGGAAATGAATGGGTCTACATATACTTAGAGAAAGAAAAGTCTGTCAAACCAGTAGGCAATAAACTAAAAGTTGCCATCGGTCATGGTCTCATATTAGCCCTCAATGAATTACTAGGTAAAGAAAATGTTAAAGTTAAGCGGATAAGTATTGATAAAGTGGTCAAATAA
- the pfkA gene encoding 6-phosphofructokinase — MAKDVNTIGVLTSGGDAPGMNAAIRAVVRMGLARGKRVMGIRKGFEGLLNEDIIDMNARSVSDIIQRGGTILYTARCEEFFTLEGQTKGANICRKYGIDGLVVIGGDGSFKGAKALSGLGINTIGVPGTIDLDINCTDYTIGFDTAVNTAMEAIDKIRDTSTSHERCSVVEVMGRHSGYIALWCGITNGSEDVLIPEVGNITTEELINNIVSNRKKGKKHHLIIVAEGVGGTEKLARELEEKTGIETRATILGHLQRGGSPTAVDRMHGSMMGAYAVDLLCEGKSNVVVSYKNGDYTYYSIEESNKMKKVINKRQIEVSQILDKYTL; from the coding sequence ATGGCAAAAGATGTGAATACAATAGGTGTATTAACAAGTGGTGGAGATGCACCTGGTATGAATGCAGCAATACGAGCCGTTGTCAGAATGGGACTTGCAAGAGGAAAAAGAGTGATGGGAATTCGAAAAGGATTTGAAGGTTTATTAAATGAAGATATTATTGACATGAATGCCCGTAGTGTTTCAGATATTATTCAAAGAGGTGGCACCATTCTTTATACAGCGCGCTGTGAGGAATTCTTTACGTTAGAAGGACAAACAAAAGGGGCTAACATTTGTAGAAAATATGGCATAGATGGTTTGGTCGTTATTGGTGGAGATGGTTCTTTTAAAGGTGCAAAAGCGTTAAGTGGTTTAGGCATTAATACCATTGGGGTACCTGGTACCATTGATTTAGATATAAATTGTACCGATTATACCATTGGATTTGACACAGCAGTCAATACGGCTATGGAAGCCATTGATAAAATAAGAGACACTTCAACGTCTCACGAAAGATGTAGTGTGGTTGAAGTCATGGGAAGACATTCAGGATACATTGCATTGTGGTGTGGGATAACCAACGGTTCAGAAGACGTTTTAATACCTGAGGTTGGCAATATTACAACAGAAGAATTAATTAATAATATTGTTTCAAATCGGAAAAAAGGTAAGAAACATCACTTGATTATTGTAGCAGAAGGTGTTGGTGGAACAGAAAAATTAGCAAGAGAATTAGAAGAAAAAACAGGTATAGAAACCAGGGCGACTATTCTAGGACATTTACAAAGAGGTGGCAGTCCAACAGCAGTGGATCGTATGCATGGTTCAATGATGGGTGCGTATGCAGTGGATTTACTATGTGAAGGTAAAAGTAATGTAGTAGTATCCTATAAAAATGGAGATTATACGTATTATAGCATTGAAGAAAGCAATAAGATGAAAAAAGTCATTAATAAAAGACAAATTGAAGTTAGTCAGATACTCGATAAATATACTTTATAA
- the rd gene encoding rubredoxin → MAKWVCVVCGYEYDPEVGDPDSGVAPGTAFEDIPDDWVCPVCGVGKDQFEKA, encoded by the coding sequence ATGGCAAAATGGGTATGTGTTGTTTGTGGTTATGAATATGATCCAGAGGTAGGCGATCCAGATAGTGGCGTTGCTCCAGGAACAGCTTTTGAAGATATCCCTGATGACTGGGTATGTCCAGTATGTGGTGTTGGAAAAGATCAATTTGAAAAAGCATAA